A single window of Vibrio sp. SCSIO 43137 DNA harbors:
- a CDS encoding glycosyltransferase family 4 protein → MNILLAHFRVGETDGVSLEMDKWKWALEASGHKVHYLAGSSGDCEAECISELHYLDDFNDKIIHNAYVKMSDYSSDSELIEAIEAQAERIADKVADIITKLDIDIIVPNNVWSLGYHLPAAIGILDAVNRTGIKAICHHHDFHWEREKYSKPTTEKVTELLDQYFPPKQDNIQHCIINYIAQEELKFRRDIDSDVVPNVFDFHSSDWKVDDYNRDLRERFGIQPNDIMFLQATRIVARKGIELAIDHIAEVAKQKQKLIGKTLYNGQTFTQESRLILTFAGMSEEESYLDKLKEKAKQQGVELLFINDAIAHSRSDAEGEKVYSLWDAYAHADIITYPSLLEGWGNQFLEGLIAKLPMIVYRYPVYATDIAANQFDIIDLGDTHQLDAQGLAYIDSEQNAKSAEQTIKYLTDRETRQKEMERNYQIGLHSYSYPVLKQILDNIFSA, encoded by the coding sequence ATGAACATATTACTGGCCCATTTTCGCGTAGGTGAAACCGATGGTGTATCACTTGAAATGGACAAATGGAAATGGGCGCTGGAAGCGTCAGGGCATAAGGTACACTACCTTGCGGGCAGCAGTGGCGACTGTGAAGCAGAGTGTATTTCCGAGCTTCATTATCTGGATGACTTTAATGACAAGATCATTCATAACGCTTACGTGAAAATGAGTGATTACAGTAGTGACAGTGAACTGATTGAGGCGATTGAAGCACAAGCAGAACGTATTGCAGATAAAGTTGCCGATATTATTACTAAACTGGATATCGATATTATTGTGCCAAATAATGTCTGGTCTCTCGGTTACCACTTGCCCGCTGCCATTGGTATTTTAGATGCCGTTAACAGAACCGGAATCAAGGCGATTTGTCACCATCACGATTTCCACTGGGAAAGAGAAAAATACTCAAAACCTACAACGGAAAAAGTGACTGAGTTGCTTGATCAATATTTCCCGCCTAAGCAGGATAATATTCAACACTGCATTATTAACTATATTGCACAGGAAGAGTTGAAGTTTCGCCGTGATATTGACTCAGACGTTGTACCAAACGTATTTGATTTCCACAGCAGTGACTGGAAAGTTGACGACTACAACCGCGATCTGCGGGAAAGGTTCGGCATCCAGCCTAACGATATTATGTTCCTTCAGGCAACCCGTATCGTTGCCAGAAAAGGTATTGAACTGGCGATTGACCATATTGCTGAAGTAGCAAAACAAAAGCAGAAGTTAATCGGAAAAACTCTGTATAACGGCCAAACGTTCACACAAGAGAGCCGCTTAATTCTTACTTTTGCCGGAATGAGTGAAGAAGAGAGCTATCTGGATAAGCTAAAAGAGAAAGCAAAACAACAGGGCGTTGAGTTGCTGTTTATTAATGACGCTATTGCTCACTCCCGTTCTGATGCTGAAGGAGAGAAGGTCTACTCTTTATGGGATGCTTACGCTCACGCCGATATCATCACCTACCCTTCTCTGCTTGAAGGCTGGGGAAATCAGTTCCTTGAAGGTTTGATCGCTAAGCTGCCAATGATTGTCTACCGTTATCCGGTTTATGCCACGGATATTGCAGCCAATCAGTTTGATATTATCGATTTGGGTGACACTCATCAGCTTGATGCTCAGGGGCTAGCCTATATTGATTCTGAGCAGAACGCTAAATCAGCGGAGCAAACCATTAAGTATCTGACTGACAGGGAAACCCGCCAGAAGGAGATGGAAAGAAACTATCAGATTGGTCTGCACTCATACTCTTACCCGGTTCTAAAACAGATTCTGGACAACATCTTCAGCGCTTAA